A genomic window from Schistocerca serialis cubense isolate TAMUIC-IGC-003099 chromosome 4, iqSchSeri2.2, whole genome shotgun sequence includes:
- the LOC126474793 gene encoding uncharacterized protein LOC126474793 produces MAPKYGRDLKAMGIRNWRRKALDRDEWWQVTKKARFYKDWFSDYSAMKQKQKFEKLAVTVKKEDATVAPKRVVVNLLSEVLDEAAVSVLCKGLNFATTPKRIPVEEILSAVEASLICLPKVRAEEVRQDVSRVLRKSKLRKATYRRRKGNLLLNS; encoded by the exons ATGGCTCCAAAATATGGAAGAGATCTAAAAGCAATGGGAATCAGGAATTGGAGAAGGAAAGCACTGGACAGAGATGAATGGTGGCAGGTGACAAAGAAGGCTAGGTTCTACAAGGACT GGTTTTCGGATTACAGTGCTATGAAACAAAAACAGAAGTTCGAGAAGCTAGCGGTTACAGTTAAGAAGGAGGACGCTACTGTGGCTCCAAAGCGAGTAGTGGTGAATCTCTTGTCAGAAGTACTCGATGAAGCAGCTGTTTCAGTTCTGTGCAAAGGTCTGAATTTCGCAACTACACCGAAGAGAATACCTGTTGAAGAAATCTTAAGTGCTGTCGAAGCATCCTTGATTTGTCTTCCAAAGGTGCGGGCTGAAGAAGTAAGACAAGATGTGTCGAGAGTTCTTCGGAAATCGAAACTCCGAAAAGCAACATATCGGCGCAGGAAAGGAAATCTCTTATTGAACTCATGA